A stretch of Saccharomyces cerevisiae S288C chromosome IV, complete sequence DNA encodes these proteins:
- the MRX16 gene encoding Mrx16p (Protein that associates with the large mitoribosomal subunit; abundance and relative nuclear distribution to the protein increases upon DNA replication stress; YDR132C has a paralog, YLR108C, that arose from the whole genome duplication), whose amino-acid sequence MSNSPTVATLSQEYFDPNIPQILPHEKMYKIQVGKSLFKISGASLSSDGPSFFTEYFSKKRSPSNNDDSNNDTMESNKNEVLFIDRSAEVFEWIYQHLQGYIIEIKDEVQYTMLFADAMYYNLPRLRSLLKETDYYFTNIGGQSFKIAKNLFRREGDSPNYFEIYAATVYIDVEELIISKKLLRPPSHSAPYIPRSSEYFKDLLTLLGGASIDLDDNKRNALIKECRYYRLLNLEQRLIKSHISYNPITRKEEICLLLKDLSKKGITFPASSAFSTSPYFEDDFCSINECDSLSKTREQPANKKIKLDMTEKYNDSWNMLCYKRPFLDKHPRELIFQINSTDCTIILNKESQSIHVDITGESAYKFEALFGSHLPNTPSGAPKLKNYQYRFPSDSTQTKIETHYLLPACIYLCDLDINGIKISQVQTLLTDKNKFNDRVIDVSDPLDLRFCSGLKLYLRKSLWKLAVKDGNIMLIAIKAIAFNGTKEYYKGYEYL is encoded by the coding sequence ATGTCAAATTCTCCAACAGTAGCAACTTTGTCACAAGAATATTTCGATCCGAATATTCCTCAAATACTCCCACACGAGAAAATGTATAAGATTCAGGTGGGGAAAtcattattcaaaatcagCGGTGCTTCTTTAAGCTCGGATGGTCCTAGTTTCTTCACCGAATATTTTTCTAAGAAGCGCTCTCCTTCCAATAACGATGACAGTAATAACGATACCATGGAATCTAATAAAAATGAGGTTCTATTCATAGACAGATCAGCCGAAGTTTTTGAATGGATCTATCAACATTTGCAAGGATATATAATTGAGATTAAGGATGAAGTACAATATACCATGCTTTTCGCAGATGCGATGTACTACAATTTACCGCGATTGCGATCTTTACTGAAAGAAACGGACTATTATTTTACCAACATTGGTGGACAATCATTCAAGATAGcgaaaaatttatttagAAGAGAAGGAGATTCCCCAAATTATTTCGAAATATATGCGGCTACAGTTTATATCGATGTGGAAGAGCTGATAATATCTAAAAAACTATTAAGGCCTCCATCTCATTCTGCTCCTTACATTCCAAGATCTTCTGAGTACTTCAAAGATTTGCTGACGTTACTGGGAGGAGCATCCATCGATCTAGATgataataaaagaaatgcCTTGATAAAAGAGTGCCGTTATTACAGGCTTTTAAATCTCGAACAGCGGCTAATCAAATCTCATATTAGCTATAACCCAATAACAAGGAAAGAAGAGATTTGCCTCCTATTGAAGGATTTGTCAAAAAAAGGCATCACTTTTCCAGCTTCTTCTGCATTTTCAACCTCGCCCTACTTTGAAGACGATTTCTGTAGCATAAATGAATGCGACTCGCTATCAAAAACCCGTGAACAGCCAGCAAATAAAAAGATTAAACTTGACATGACTGAAAAATATAACGATTCCTGGAATATGCTTTGTTATAAGAGACCTTTTTTAGATAAGCATCCGAGAGAGttgatatttcaaataaattcGACTGATTGTACGATAATCCTCAATAAGGAAAGCCAAAGTATCCATGTAGACATAACTGGAGAATCCGCCTATAAGTTTGAGGCCTTATTTGGAAGTCATTTGCCAAATACACCCTCTGGTGCGCCtaagttgaaaaattaccaGTATCGGTTCCCATCCGATAGTACGCAGACGAAAATTGAAACTCATTATTTACTTCCAGCATGCATATATCTCTGTGATTTGGACATAAACGGCATTAAGATTTCTCAAGTTCAAACTTTGCTAactgataaaaataaattcaatgaCAGGGTCATTGACGTGTCTGATCCACTTGACCTTAGATTTTGTTCTGGTTTAAAGCTTTACTTAAGAAAGTCTCTCTGGAAACTGGCCGTGAAAGATGGCAATATTATGCTGATAGCTATTAAAGCTATAGCATTTAACGGAACTAAGGAATACTACAAGGGATATGAATATCTGTAG
- a CDS encoding uncharacterized protein (F-box protein subunit of SCF ubiquitin ligase complex; substrate-specific adaptor subunit that recruits substrates to a core ubiquitination complex), whose translation MFDKLPYEIFKQIAWRIPQEDKISLTYVCKRSYESIIPFIYQNLFLNETYHINGDYDNSFGTCYWSVLNFHYIDEDDSNTKNDMSNRRLAKVKFSYFERTLAESPKRLCPLINRIRCTWHLNEDVMTNVLKLLSEYGSNLKFVDQFVRSSVNKGLEPLSKQLKTLTLTPPTLMPTHNSVSGSYLNKIDRLLLKCDLSRLEKLSIHINALKYFKNTGSPMKIKALVLNLRPDTLNLAEYDASDDFLKELEYIDIFDASTLRQLEILSWYSRDDFPSGEEGGFDRLYVKWGLEGFWKFPNIEKLSLASLVYSEFFLMNCLAVFHNLKILKLDYMGKFDFDVSLINFLSKQVCGKKLQRFDIHCQLNHRLFFPMTDNPLTRLNFDGFCPCSTCKNTIHEVILKKIFPETRSKLLKNPNKFQAHNFFYQMFFENKIMPYTNIIDNESPAMGWDSVPIETFVRKFNENLQSTIENTENITVNKITREDAISLYHLYLHYLKDVFKVFEQSLPNLEYLTINGIPTKIIQVDELQRCAVPLFYNNGYKSNSVYELVDAEALFS comes from the coding sequence ATGTTTGATAAGTTACCTTATGAGATTTTTAAACAAATTGCCTGGAGAATTCCGCAGGAAGATAAAATTTCGTTAACATATGTATGCAAAAGATCCTATGAATCAATTATACCTTTCATCTACCAGAATTTATTTCTTAATGAAACCTATCACATCAATGGTGACTATGATAACTCATTTGGAACCTGTTATTGGTCTGTCCTAAACTTTCACTAcatagatgaagatgattcCAATACTAAAAACGACATGTCGAATAGAAGACTAGCTAAAGTGAAATTTAGTTATTTCGAAAGAACATTAGCAGAGTCACCGAAAAGATTATGTCCCTTAATTAATCGAATACGTTGTACATGGCATTTAAATGAAGATGTGATGACAAATGTACTTAAATTGCTATCCGAGTATGGATccaatttgaaatttgtcGATCAATTTGTTCGCTCATCAGTTAACAAGGGGCTAGAACCTTTATCAAAGCAATTAAAAACTCTAACATTAACGCCACCAACGTTAATGCCCACCCATAACAGTGTAAGCGGTTCttatttgaataaaatTGATCGGTTGCTCTTGAAGTGCGATCTATCTCGATTAGAAAAACTTTCCATTCATATAAACGCATTGAAGTACTTCAAAAATACCGGGTCTCCTATGAAGATCAAAGCATTGGTATTAAATTTGCGACCCGACACACTTAACCTTGCGGAGTACGACGCTTCCGATGACTTCTTAAAAGAGCTAGAATACATCGACATATTTGATGCTTCCACCTTAAGGCAGCTAGAGATTTTGTCTTGGTACAGTCGCGACGATTTTCCCTCTGGCGAAGAAGGTGGTTTTGACAGGTTATATGTCAAATGGGGGCTAGAAggattttggaaatttccGAACATTGAGAAACTATCATTAGCGTCATTGGTTTACAGCgaattttttctaatgAATTGTTTGGCTGTGTTTCACAATTTAAAGATACTGAAACTTGATTACATGGGTAAATTTGACTTCGATGTGTCGTTGATTAACTTCTTATCTAAACAAGTGTGTGGCAAAAAATTACAGCGTTTTGACATACACTGCCAACTAAATCAcaggcttttttttcccatGACAGATAACCCACTAACTCGCTTGAATTTCGATGGTTTCTGCCCTTGTTCAACTTGCAAAAATACAATTCACGAGGTcattctaaaaaaaatctttcctGAAACCCGGTCAAAACTTTTAAAGAACCCAAATAAGTTCCAAGCCcataatttcttttaccAAATGTTTTTCGAGAACAAGATCATGCCCTATACAAACATTATTGACAACGAATCACCTGCGATGGGATGGGATTCTGTACCTATTGAAACGTTTGTACGAAAGTTCAATGAAAATCTGCAAAGCACCATAGAAAATACTGAGAATATTACAGTGAATAAAATTACTAGAGAAGATGCCATTAGTTTGTACCACTTATACCTTCATTATCTAAAAGACGTatttaaagtttttgaGCAAAGTTTGCCGAACTTAGAATATCTAACCATCAACGGTATACctacaaaaataatacaagTGGACGAGTTACAACGATGCGCGGTTCCCCTCTTCTATAATAATGGCTATAAAAGCAACTCTGTTTATGAATTGGTGGACGCAGAAGCTCTATTTAGTTGA
- the YCF1 gene encoding ATP-binding cassette glutathione S-conjugate transporter YCF1 (Vacuolar glutathione S-conjugate transporter; ABC-C transporter of the ATP-binding cassette family; required for vacuole fusion; forms stable complexes with vacuole fusion machinery; regulates Vam7p recruitment to vacuoles; role in detoxifying metals (Cd, Hg, As); transports GSSG that is not immediately reduced in cytosol to vacuole; transports unconjugated bilirubin, selenodigluthatione, oxidized glutathione; similar to human cystic fibrosis protein CFTR), whose product MAGNLVSWACKLCRSPEGFGPISFYGDFTQCFIDGVILNLSAIFMITFGIRDLVNLCKKKHSGIKYRRNWIIVSRMALVLLEIAFVSLASLNISKEEAENFTIVSQYASTMLSLFVALALHWIEYDRSVVANTVLLFYWLFETFGNFAKLINILIRHTYEGIWYSGQTGFILTLFQVITCASILLLEALPKKPLMPHQHIHQTLTRRKPNPYDSANIFSRITFSWMSGLMKTGYEKYLVEADLYKLPRNFSSEELSQKLEKNWENELKQKSNPSLSWAICRTFGSKMLLAAFFKAIHDVLAFTQPQLLRILIKFVTDYNSERQDDHSSLQGFENNHPQKLPIVRGFLIAFAMFLVGFTQTSVLHQYFLNVFNTGMYIKSALTALIYQKSLVLSNEASGLSSTGDIVNLMSVDVQKLQDLTQWLNLIWSGPFQIIICLYSLYKLLGNSMWVGVIILVIMMPLNSFLMRIQKKLQKSQMKYKDERTRVISEILNNIKSLKLYAWEKPYREKLEEVRNNKELKNLTKLGCYMAVTSFQFNIVPFLVSCCTFAVFVYTEDRALTTDLVFPALTLFNLLSFPLMIIPMVLNSFIEASVSIGRLFTFFTNEELQPDSVQRLPKVKNIGDVAINIGDDATFLWQRKPEYKVALKNINFQAKKGNLTCIVGKVGSGKTALLSCMLGDLFRVKGFATVHGSVAYVSQVPWIMNGTVKENILFGHRYDAEFYEKTIKACALTIDLAILMDGDKTLVGEKGISLSGGQKARLSLARAVYARADTYLLDDPLAAVDEHVARHLIEHVLGPNGLLHTKTKVLATNKVSALSIADSIALLDNGEITQQGTYDEITKDADSPLWKLLNNYGKKNNGKSNEFGDSSESSVRESSIPVEGELEQLQKLNDLDFGNSDAISLRRASDATLGSIDFGDDENIAKREHREQGKVKWNIYLEYAKACNPKSVCVFILFIVISMFLSVMGNVWLKHWSEVNSRYGSNPNAARYLAIYFALGIGSALATLIQTIVLWVFCTIHASKYLHNLMTNSVLRAPMTFFETTPIGRILNRFSNDIYKVDALLGRTFSQFFVNAVKVTFTITVICATTWQFIFIIIPLSVFYIYYQQYYLRTSRELRRLDSITRSPIYSHFQETLGGLATVRGYSQQKRFSHINQCRIDNNMSAFYPSINANRWLAYRLELIGSIIILGAATLSVFRLKQGTLTAGMVGLSLSYALQITQTLNWIVRMTVEVETNIVSVERIKEYADLKSEAPLIVEGHRPPKEWPSQGDIKFNNYSTRYRPELDLVLKHINIHIKPNEKVGIVGRTGAGKSSLTLALFRMIEASEGNIVIDNIAINEIGLYDLRHKLSIIPQDSQVFEGTVRENIDPINQYTDEAIWRALELSHLKEHVLSMSNDGLDAQLTEGGGNLSVGQRQLLCLARAMLVPSKILVLDEATAAVDVETDKVVQETIRTAFKDRTILTIAHRLNTIMDSDRIIVLDNGKVAEFDSPGQLLSDNKSLFYSLCMEAGLVNEN is encoded by the coding sequence atggcTGGTAATCTTGTTTCATGGGCCTGCAAGCTCTGTAGATCTCCTGAAGGGTTTGGACCTATATCCTTTTACGGTGACTTTACTCAATGCTTCATCGACGGTGTGATCCTAAATCTATCAGCAATTTTCATGATAACCTTCGGTATCAGAGATTTAGTTAACctttgcaagaaaaaacacTCTGGCATCAAATATAGGCGGAATTGGATTATTGTCTCTAGGATGGCACTAGTTCTGTTGGAGATAGCGTTTGTTTCACTTGCGtctttaaatatttctaaagaagaagcgGAAAACTTTACCATTGTAAGTCAATATGCTTCTACAATGTTATCTTTATTTGTTGCTTTAGCCTTACACTGGATAGAATACGATAGATCAGTTGTAGCCAATACGGTACTTTTATTCTATTGgctttttgaaacattCGGTAATTTTGCTAAACTAATAAATATTCTAATTAGACACACCTACGAAGGCATTTGGTATTCCGGACAAACGGGTTTCATACTAACGTTATTCCAAGTAATAACATGTGCCAGTATCCTGTTACTTGAAGCTCTTCCAAAGAAGCCGCTAATGCCACATCAACACATACATCAAACTttaacaagaagaaaaccaaaTCCATACGATAGCGCAAACATATTTTCCAGGATTACCTTCTCTTGGATGTCAGGTTTGATGAAAACTGGCTATGAAAAATACTTAGTGGAAGCAGATTTATATAAATTACCGAGGAACTTTAGTAGTGAAGAACTCTCTCAAAAATTGGAGAAAAACTGGGAAAATGAGTTGAagcaaaaatcaaatcCTTCATTATCATGGGCTATATGCAGAACTTTTGGATCTAAAATGCTTTTAGCCGCATTCTTTAAAGCAATTCATGATGTTCTAGCATTTACTCAACCACAACTACTAAGGATTTTAATCAAGTTCGTCACAGACTATAACAGTGAGAGACAGGATGACCATTCTTCTCTTCAAGGGTTTGAAAATAACCACCCACAAAAATTACCCATTGTAAGAGGGTTTTTGATTGCGTTTGCTATGTTTCTGGTGGGCTTTACTCAGACATCTGTCCTGCATCAATATTTCCTGAATGTCTTCAACACAGGCATGTATATTAAGAGCGCCCTAACGGCTTtaatatatcaaaaatcCTTAGTGCTATCTAATGAGGCTTCTGGACTTTCCTCTACCGGTGACATTGTCAATCTCATGAGTGTGGATgttcaaaaattacaagaTTTAACACAATGGCTAAATTTAATATGGTCAGGgccttttcaaatcattatTTGCTTATATTCTCTGTATAAGTTGTTGGGAAATTCCATGTGGGTTGGCGTGATTATACTAGTTATTATGATGCCATTGAACTCATTTTTGATGAGGATACAAAAGAAGTTGCAAAAATCCCAGATGAAGTACAAAGATGAAAGGACCCGTGTTATAAGTGAAATACTAAACAATATTAAATCTTTGAAGTTATATGCATGGGAGAAGCCTTATAGGGAAAAGCTAGAAGAAGTAAGAAATAACAAAGAGTTAAAAAATCTTACAAAACTAGGATGTTATATGGCTGTGACAAGTTTTCAGTTCAATATAGTACCATTCCTTGTTTCATGTTGTACCTTTGCTGTATTTGTTTATACTGAGGATAGAGCATTGACTACTGACTTAGTTTTCCCTGCTTTGACTCTGTTCAACCTGCTCTCATTCCCACTAATGATTATTCCTATGGttttaaattcttttatCGAAGCTTCTGTTTCTATTGGTAGATTATTTACATTCTTTACCAATGAAGAGCTACAACCAGATTCGGTTCAGCGTTTAccaaaagtaaaaaatattgGCGATGTAGCCATTAACATTGGAGATGATGCTACCTTTTTATGGCAACGGAAACCGGAATACAAAGTAGCCTTAAAGAATATTAATTTCCAAGctaaaaaaggaaatttgACCTGTATTGTTGGTAAAGTTGGCAGTGGTAAAACAGCTCTATTGTCATGCATGTTAGGTGATCTATTCAGGGTTAAAGGTTTCGCCACCGTTCATGGTTCTGTTGCTTATGTTTCACAAGTTCCATGGATAATGAATGGTACTGTAAAGGAAAACATTTTATTTGGGCATAGATACGACGCGGAATTTTACGAAAAAACGATCAAGGCCTGTGCGTTAACTATTGATCTTGCAATTTTGATGGATGGAGATAAGACATTAGTTGGCGAGAAAGGGATCTCCTTATCTGGAGGACAAAAAGCTCGTTTGTCTTTAGCAAGAGCAGTTTATGCGAGAGCTGACACTTATTTACTTGATGATCCTTTGGCAGCTGTTGATGAACACGTTGCCAGGCACTTGATCGAACATGTGTTGGGTCCAAATGGTTTATTACATACAAAAACGAAGGTATTAGCCACTAATAAGGTGAGCGCGTTATCCATCGCAGATTCTATTGCATTATTAGATAATGGAGAAATCACACAGCAGGGTACATATGATGAGATTACGAAGGACGCTGATTCGCCATTATGGAAATTGCTCAACAACtatggtaaaaaaaataacggTAAGTCGAATGAATTCGGTGACTCCTCTGAAAGCTCAGTTCGAGAAAGTAGTATACCTGTAGAAGGAGAGCTGGAACAACTGCAGAAATTAAATGATTTGGATTTTGGCAACTCTGACGCCATAAGTTTAAGGAGGGCCAGTGATGCAACTTTGGGAAGCATCGATTTTGGTGAcgatgaaaatattgctAAAAGAGAGCATCGTGAACAGGGAAAAGTAAAGTGGAACATTTACCTAGAGTACGCTAAAGCTTGCAACCCGAAAAGCGTTTGTGTATTCATATTGTTTATTGTTATATCGATGTTCCTCTCTGTTATGGGTAACGTTTGGTTGAAACATTGGTCTGAAGTTAATAGCCGCTATGGATCTAATCCAAATGCCGCGCGTTACTTGGCCATTTATTTTGCACTTGGTATTGGTTCAGCACTGGCAACATTAATCCAGACAATCGTTCTCTGGGTTTTTTGTACCATTCATGCCTCCAAATATTTACACAACTTGATGACAAACTCTGTGTTGAGAGCCCCAATGAcgttttttgaaacaacACCAATCGGTAGAATTCTAAACAGATTCTCAAATGACATATACAAAGTGGATGCTTTATTAGGAAGAACATTTTCTCAGTTTTTCGTCAATGCAGTGAAAGTCACATTCACTATTACGGTTATCTGTGCGACGACATGGCAAtttatcttcattatcattcCACTAAGTGTGTTTTACATCTACTACCAGCAGTATTACCTGAGAACATCAAGGGAGTTGCGTCGTTTAGACTCTATTACTAGGTCTCCAATCTACTCTCATTTCCAAGAGACTTTGGGTGGCCTTGCAACGGTTAGAGGTTATTCTCAACAGAAAAGGTTTTCCCACATTAATCAATGCCGCATTGATAATAACATGAGTGCGTTCTATCCCTCTATCAATGCTAACCGTTGGCTAGCATATAGGTTGGAACTTATTGGTTCAATTATCATTCTAGGTGCTGCAACTTTATCCGTTTTTAGACTAAAACAAGGCACATTAACGGCAGGTATGGTGGGTTTATCATTAAGCTATGCTTTACAAATCACTCAAACGTTAAATTGGATTGTTAGAATGACTGTGGAAGTTGAAACGAATATTGTTTCAGTGGAAAGAATAAAGGAATATGCTGATTTGAAGAGCGAGGCACCTTTAATAGTTGAAGGCCACAGACCACCCAAAGAATGGCCGAGCCAGGGTGATATAAAGTTTAATAATTATTCCACTCGTTATAGGCCGGAGCTTGATCTTGTTCTGAAGCACATTAATATACACATTAAaccaaatgaaaaagttggTATCGTGGGTAGAACGGGTGCGGGAAAATCCTCATTAACGCTAGCATTATTCAGGATGATTGAGGCTAGCGAGGGAAACATCGTAATCGACAACATTGCCATCAACGAGATTGGGTTATATGATTTGAGACATAAATTGTCAATCATACCTCAGGATTCTCAAGTTTTTGAGGGCACTGTTCGTGAGAACATTGATCCCATTAACCAATACACTGATGAAGCTATTTGGAGGGCATTGGAACTTTCTCATTTGAAAGAACACGTGCTATCAATGAGCAATGACGGATTAGATGCCCAACTAACCGAAGGTGGTGGCAACTTAAGTGTTGGACAAAGACAATTATTATGTCTTGCAAGAGCAATGTTGGTTCCATCAAAGATTTTGGTGCTTGATGAAGCCACGGCCGCAGTCGACGTGGAGACAGATAAAGTCGTCCAAGAGACGATTCGTACTGCTTTCAAGGACAGAACTATCTTGACCATCGCGCATAGACTGAACACGATAATGGACAGTGATAGAATCATAGTGTTGGACAATGGTAAAGTAGCCGAGTTTGACTCTCCGGGCCAGTTATTAAGTGATAACAAATCATTGTTCTATTCACTGTGCATGGAGGCTGGTTTGGTCAATGAAAATTAA
- the FIN1 gene encoding Fin1p (Spindle pole body-related intermediate filament protein; forms cell cycle-specific filaments between spindle pole bodies in dividing cells; localizes to poles and microtubules of spindle during anaphase and contributes to spindle stability; involved in Glc7p localization and regulation; relative distribution to the nucleus increases upon DNA replication stress) has translation MSNKSNRRSLRDIGNTIGRNNIPSDKDNVFVRLSMSPLRTTSQKEFLKPPMRISPNKTDGMKHSIQVTPRRIMSPECLKGYVSKETQSLDRPQFKNSNKNVKIQNSDHITNIIFPTSPTKLTFSNENKIGGDGSLTRIRARFKNGLMSPERIQQQQQQHILPSDAKSNTDLCSNTELKDAPFENDLPRAKLKGKNLLVELKKEEEDVGNGIESLTKSNTKLNSMLANEGKIHKASFQKSVKFKLPDNIVTEETVELKEIKDLLLQMLRRQREIESRLSNIELQLTEIPKHK, from the coding sequence ATGAGCAATAAAAGCAACCGCAGGAGTTTACGTGACATAGGGAATACGATTGGTCGAAATAATATACCAAGTGACAAGGACAATGTCTTTGTGAGATTGAGTATGTCCCCTTTGAGGACGACAAGCCAAAAAGAGTTTTTGAAACCACCTATGAGGATATCACCTAACAAGACAGATGGAATGAAGCATAGTATACAAGTAACACCAAGAAGGATTATGTCGCCGGAATGTCTGAAGGGCTATGTCTCTAAGGAAACTCAAAGCCTGGATAGGCCtcagttcaaaaattcgAATAAAAATGTGAAGATCCAAAACTCAGATCATATAACTAATATAATATTCCCTACATCACCAACCAAACTGACATTcagtaatgaaaataaaatcgGGGGTGATGGTTCGTTAACGAGAATACGGGCCCGGTTTAAGAATGGACTCATGTCACCTGAAAGGAtacagcagcaacagcagcaacatATTCTCCCATCGGATGCCAAAAGCAACACTGACCTCTGTTCTAATACTGAGCTCAAGGACGCCCCATTTGAGAATGACCTTCCTCGAGCTAAATTGAAAGGGAAGAATTTATTAGTTGAActcaagaaagaagaggaagacgTGGGAAATGGCATAGAATCCCTTACTAAATCGAACACTAAACTGAATTCCATGCTGGCGAACGAAGGTAAGATACACAAAGCTAGTTTCCAGAAAAGTGTAAAATTTAAACTACCTGATAATATAGTGACTGAAGAAACCGTGGAACttaaagaaataaaggACTTGCTACTACAAATGTTGAGAAGACAGCGAGAGATTGAATCAAGATTATCCAATATCGAACTTCAACTCACGGAAATACCGAAACATAAGTAA